From one Acidobacteriota bacterium genomic stretch:
- a CDS encoding SDR family oxidoreductase, translating to MALTTKCLVTGGAGFIGSNLADGLLAQGAKVVIIDNLVTGFRENVEEINGDVDFIEGDINDDATLKRALDGVEVVFHEAALPSVPRSVENPVETHDACVNGTFNVLCRAREAGVRRLVYAASSSAYGNQPTLPKVETMRPEPLSPYAGAKLMGEYYCQIFNRVYGLETISLRYFNVFGPRQNPSSMYSGVISRFVDALMGGKTPVIYGDGETSRDFTYVANVVDANIRAAQTANGLGEVMNCANGDRITLNELLEVLKKITGNPDVMADYQPERAGDVKHSQADNNRIVECLGYKKLVGLEDGLINTIDWWKNSRFAI from the coding sequence ATGGCACTTACAACGAAATGTCTGGTCACCGGCGGCGCCGGATTCATCGGTTCGAATCTTGCGGACGGCTTGCTCGCCCAAGGCGCGAAGGTCGTCATCATCGACAATCTGGTCACAGGTTTTCGCGAGAACGTTGAGGAGATCAACGGCGACGTCGATTTCATCGAGGGCGACATCAACGACGACGCAACGCTCAAACGCGCGCTCGACGGCGTCGAGGTGGTCTTTCACGAGGCCGCGCTCCCAAGCGTTCCGCGGTCGGTCGAGAATCCGGTGGAAACCCACGACGCCTGCGTCAACGGGACTTTCAACGTTCTCTGCCGGGCGCGCGAGGCAGGCGTTCGCCGCCTTGTTTACGCCGCTTCGAGTTCGGCATACGGCAATCAGCCGACGCTCCCGAAAGTCGAGACTATGCGCCCGGAACCCCTTTCGCCGTATGCCGGGGCGAAGCTGATGGGCGAGTATTATTGCCAGATCTTCAACCGCGTTTACGGACTCGAAACGATCTCGCTGCGTTACTTTAACGTTTTCGGTCCGCGCCAGAACCCGTCATCGATGTATTCGGGCGTAATTTCGCGTTTTGTCGACGCGCTGATGGGCGGCAAAACGCCGGTCATCTACGGCGACGGCGAGACGTCGCGCGATTTCACCTATGTCGCCAACGTCGTTGACGCCAACATCAGGGCCGCGCAGACCGCCAACGGACTCGGTGAGGTGATGAACTGCGCCAACGGCGACCGGATCACTCTCAATGAACTCCTCGAAGTCTTGAAAAAGATCACGGGAAACCCGGATGTGATGGCCGACTATCAGCCGGAAAGAGCCGGCGACGTCAAACATTCGCAGGCTGACAACAACCGGATCGTCGAATGCCTGGGCTACAAGAAACTTGTCGGGCTCGAGGATGGTCTGATCAACACGATCGACTGGTGGAAGAACAGCCGGTTTGCAATCTAA
- a CDS encoding UDP-glucose/GDP-mannose dehydrogenase family protein encodes MHIAVIGTGYVGLVTGACFAEFGVEVTCVDVDEKKIEGLKNNIMPIYEPGLDTIVEKNFKAGRLHFTTDIKMAVEQALVVFLAVGTPPKSDGSPDMSYYQQAAKDIAESMNGYKVLVTKSTVPVGTGKWLRDFVSENQKTKTNFGVASNPEFLREGAAIDDFMRPDRVVVGSNEPDAIAIMKDLYRPLYLIETPIVITSLEAAELIKYAANAFLATKITFINEIANLCDAIGCDVHDVARGMGMDNRIGRKFLHPGPGYGGSCFPKDTRAFTKVGDKFNVETTVVDAVIAANDHQRELMVPKIEKLVGDLSGKRIGVLGLSFKPETDDMRESPATDIIREMQKRGATVRAFDPVAMEEAKHSLPDIEYATDEYDAIRDADALVIVTEWNQFRALDMERVKGLLKAPKVADLRNIYEPEDMRQLGFEYVGVGR; translated from the coding sequence ATGCATATCGCAGTAATTGGAACGGGTTATGTGGGTTTGGTCACCGGCGCTTGCTTCGCGGAGTTCGGCGTTGAAGTGACTTGCGTCGATGTTGACGAAAAGAAAATCGAAGGGCTCAAGAACAATATTATGCCGATCTACGAGCCGGGGCTCGATACGATCGTCGAAAAGAACTTCAAGGCCGGGCGGCTTCACTTCACGACGGATATCAAGATGGCCGTCGAACAGGCGCTGGTCGTGTTTCTCGCGGTCGGGACACCGCCGAAATCGGACGGCTCGCCCGATATGAGCTACTACCAACAAGCAGCCAAGGATATCGCCGAGTCAATGAATGGTTACAAGGTTCTGGTCACGAAATCGACCGTTCCCGTCGGAACCGGCAAATGGCTCCGTGATTTTGTCAGCGAGAATCAAAAAACGAAAACGAATTTCGGAGTCGCGTCGAATCCTGAGTTTCTTCGTGAAGGCGCCGCGATCGACGATTTTATGCGGCCCGACCGCGTGGTCGTCGGCAGCAACGAACCGGATGCGATCGCCATTATGAAGGACCTCTATCGTCCGCTCTATCTGATCGAAACGCCGATCGTCATCACTTCGCTCGAGGCCGCCGAACTGATCAAGTATGCTGCAAACGCGTTTTTGGCGACAAAGATCACGTTCATCAACGAGATCGCCAATCTCTGCGACGCGATCGGTTGCGATGTCCACGATGTCGCCCGCGGTATGGGAATGGACAACCGCATCGGCCGCAAGTTCCTGCATCCCGGCCCGGGCTACGGCGGTTCGTGTTTCCCGAAGGACACGCGCGCTTTCACCAAGGTCGGCGACAAATTCAATGTTGAGACGACGGTCGTCGATGCCGTTATCGCCGCCAATGACCATCAGCGTGAGCTGATGGTGCCGAAGATCGAAAAGCTCGTCGGCGACCTTAGCGGCAAGCGCATCGGAGTTCTCGGTCTGTCGTTCAAACCCGAGACCGACGATATGCGCGAATCGCCGGCAACGGACATCATCCGCGAAATGCAGAAACGCGGTGCGACCGTTCGCGCGTTCGACCCGGTCGCGATGGAGGAGGCGAAACATTCGCTTCCCGATATCGAATACGCGACAGATGAATATGATGCGATCCGCGATGCCGATGCGCTCGTCATCGTGACCGAATGGAATCAGTTCCGCGCGCTCGATATGGAACGTGTCAAAGGACTTTTGAAAGCCCCGAAGGTCGCCGACCTCCGCAATATCTATGAACCGGAAGATATGCGCCAACTTGGTTTCGAATATGTTGGCGTCGGGCGCTAA
- a CDS encoding FecR domain-containing protein — protein MLSKNLVIKSVTLLTAVAFWCVSSMVVLAAPKDFNGEITVSGDVSVNGQKVVSGSTVVSGSIITTGDGGSATVSLGKTGRIELSSKSSLTLRFSESGITGILNEGKVRVANSAGIAASITTRNAAVIADSGQANNFEVEVECSHTHVDTFSGLVTLRGGSNDRQVAAGTDAVEGNLSQQGCQPCVRPGPGVPTASIGALPLIAILLAAAGGVGTAIILGGGSDTTTGGGTTVVSTVR, from the coding sequence ATGCTCAGCAAGAATTTGGTTATCAAGTCTGTGACCCTGCTAACCGCCGTCGCGTTTTGGTGTGTGAGTTCGATGGTGGTTTTGGCCGCGCCGAAAGATTTCAACGGAGAGATCACCGTCAGCGGCGATGTCAGCGTGAACGGGCAGAAGGTGGTTTCGGGATCGACCGTCGTTTCCGGAAGCATCATTACAACGGGTGACGGCGGGTCGGCCACTGTCAGCCTCGGCAAAACGGGACGAATCGAACTCTCGTCCAAATCAAGTTTGACGCTTCGGTTCAGCGAGTCCGGCATCACCGGAATCCTGAACGAAGGCAAAGTTCGTGTTGCGAATTCGGCGGGCATCGCCGCGTCGATCACAACGCGAAACGCAGCAGTGATTGCGGATTCGGGTCAGGCCAATAATTTTGAAGTTGAAGTCGAGTGCTCGCACACGCACGTCGACACGTTCAGTGGTTTGGTCACTCTTCGCGGCGGATCGAATGATCGGCAGGTTGCGGCAGGAACCGACGCAGTGGAAGGAAATCTTTCGCAGCAGGGTTGCCAGCCGTGTGTTCGTCCGGGACCGGGCGTGCCGACCGCTTCGATCGGCGCTCTTCCGTTGATTGCGATTCTTTTGGCGGCAGCCGGCGGCGTCGGAACGGCCATCATTCTTGGTGGCGGAAGCGACACGACGACAGGCGGCGGAACGACCGTTGTCAGTACAGTTCGCTAA
- a CDS encoding cytochrome c, giving the protein MRIAIKIASCAVIIVLVISVWFASPANVEATAASSAASRSLFVSNCARCHGADGGADTESGRLYDVPNIAGGRLRRKSSSRLTAIISKGGRSMPGFGKKLTKKQIASLVGYIRKL; this is encoded by the coding sequence ATGCGTATCGCGATCAAGATCGCCAGTTGTGCGGTCATTATTGTTCTTGTCATTTCGGTTTGGTTTGCATCGCCGGCAAACGTCGAAGCGACGGCGGCTTCCTCGGCGGCGTCACGCAGTTTATTCGTCAGCAATTGCGCGCGTTGCCACGGTGCCGACGGTGGGGCCGACACGGAAAGCGGTCGGTTGTACGACGTGCCGAACATTGCCGGCGGCCGGTTGCGCCGCAAAAGCAGCAGTCGCTTGACGGCGATCATTTCGAAAGGCGGCCGCTCGATGCCGGGCTTTGGAAAGAAACTGACGAAAAAACAGATTGCATCGCTCGTCGGATACATTCGCAAGCTTTAA
- a CDS encoding cytochrome c: MKTISAGLLLFVGSLILAADLTAPDASAGLSETGAELFRNNCARCHGVDAKGGEGPDLTDPERKQKWKDSDERIVFKVTNGGRRMPSFSDKLTAEEIKEIAAFVRSL; encoded by the coding sequence ATGAAGACCATATCGGCCGGACTTTTGCTCTTTGTTGGATCGCTGATTCTGGCGGCGGATCTGACCGCGCCTGATGCTTCGGCCGGACTTTCAGAGACCGGGGCGGAATTGTTCAGGAACAACTGCGCGAGGTGTCACGGAGTCGACGCGAAGGGCGGAGAGGGTCCGGATCTGACCGACCCGGAGCGGAAGCAAAAATGGAAGGATTCCGACGAACGGATCGTTTTCAAAGTAACCAACGGCGGGCGTCGTATGCCTTCGTTCAGCGACAAACTGACTGCCGAAGAGATCAAGGAAATCGCCGCGTTCGTTCGCTCGCTTTAG